In Mesoplasma florum L1, the DNA window TTTTGTATTGCAATTTATTAAATGTATTAATTATAATTTTTGTTAAATCATCATGATTGTAACCCTCTAATTCGAATTGTATTGGAAATCTATTCAAAAAAGGAAATGGTAATTTATTTATTTCTGTTGTTGCAGTTATGATAGTAAAGTTTGGTAACTTTATATTAACTATTTTAGAATTATATTCTTTTCCAATAATAATACTAAGTTTATTTTCTTCTAAAACCGGATATAACACTTCCATGATATCTTTGCTAACTGAATGAACTTCATCAATAAAAAGAATTTGATTTTCTTTTATACTTGTTAGAACTGAAATCAAATCACTTGGTCTTTGTAAACTAGGCCCATTAACAATATGAATTTTAGTTTTTAATATTTTGCTTAATAAATAAGCTAAGCTTGTTTTACCCATTCCACTTGGTCCTGAGAAAATTATTGGATCTAAAACTTTATTTTGTTTGATTGATGATTCTATACATATTTTTAAATTCTTAATGACCTTTTCTTGTCCTATGTATTCACTCCACTTACTAGGTCTAAAATCATTACTCATAACTAATTTGCTCCATAACTATTTTGGTTATTTCATCCACTGAAAGTAAATTATCAACATTAGCAATATTTTTCATTATTGTTTTATAAGAAAATCCCAGCTTAACAAGTGATGTTATTATTTTTTCTTTTTTCTGAGTTATTTTGTTTTTGAAAAAA includes these proteins:
- the ruvB gene encoding Holliday junction branch migration DNA helicase RuvB; protein product: MSNDFRPSKWSEYIGQEKVIKNLKICIESSIKQNKVLDPIIFSGPSGMGKTSLAYLLSKILKTKIHIVNGPSLQRPSDLISVLTSIKENQILFIDEVHSVSKDIMEVLYPVLEENKLSIIIGKEYNSKIVNIKLPNFTIITATTEINKLPFPFLNRFPIQFELEGYNHDDLTKIIINTFNKLQYKIEIEQAKIIAKFSRLVPRVAINLVKRIYDFLITEKIKDLSEKNLIWVFKQMGLYEYGLNEKDLDYLFTLLENNTLSLDSLAQIINVPNQTILNNMEPIFLKERLIIKTGRGRQLTNKGKIYLEKNKNQHI